The following are encoded together in the Flavihumibacter fluvii genome:
- the tuf gene encoding elongation factor Tu, with translation MAKETFKREKPHVNVGTIGHVDHGKTTLTAAITSILAAKGLATAKKYDEIDGAPEEKERGITINTAHVEYQTANRHYAHVDCPGHADYVKNMITGAAQMDGAILVVAATDGPMPQTKEHILLARQVGVPQIVVFMNKVDLVDDPELLELVEMEIRDLLSSYGFDGDNTPIIQGSATGALAGEEKWVKKIDELMDAVDSYIPLPPRPVDLPFLMSVEDVFSITGRGTVATGRIERGRIKVGEGVEIVGLMPTAMTSTVTGVEMFKKLLDEGEAGDNAGLLLRGIEKSQIRRGMVICKPGSITPHTEFRGEVYVLSKEEGGRHTPFFNKYRPQFYFRTTDVTGECTLAEGTEMVMPGDNTNLKVTLIQPIAMEKGLKFAIREGGRTVGAGQVTEILK, from the coding sequence ATGGCAAAAGAGACCTTTAAGAGGGAAAAGCCCCACGTTAACGTAGGTACTATTGGCCACGTTGATCATGGTAAAACCACCTTGACAGCAGCTATTACTTCTATCCTTGCAGCTAAAGGATTAGCTACAGCAAAGAAGTATGATGAAATTGATGGTGCGCCCGAAGAAAAAGAGCGTGGTATCACTATTAATACTGCACACGTTGAATATCAGACAGCTAACCGTCACTATGCTCACGTTGACTGTCCTGGTCACGCTGACTATGTGAAGAACATGATTACCGGTGCTGCTCAGATGGACGGCGCGATCCTGGTGGTGGCTGCTACCGATGGTCCAATGCCGCAAACGAAAGAGCACATCCTGCTGGCCCGCCAGGTAGGTGTACCTCAGATCGTTGTTTTCATGAATAAAGTTGACCTGGTAGACGATCCAGAATTGCTTGAGCTGGTTGAAATGGAAATCCGTGACCTGTTGAGTTCTTATGGATTCGACGGTGACAATACCCCAATCATCCAGGGTTCTGCAACCGGCGCACTGGCTGGTGAAGAAAAATGGGTGAAGAAAATCGACGAGCTGATGGATGCTGTAGATAGCTATATCCCACTTCCTCCGCGTCCGGTTGATCTTCCGTTCCTGATGTCTGTTGAAGACGTTTTCTCTATCACAGGTCGTGGTACTGTTGCTACTGGTCGTATTGAGCGTGGCCGTATCAAAGTGGGTGAAGGTGTTGAGATCGTAGGTCTGATGCCAACCGCTATGACTTCTACCGTTACTGGTGTTGAGATGTTCAAAAAACTGTTGGATGAAGGTGAAGCTGGTGATAACGCCGGTCTGCTCCTCCGCGGTATTGAAAAATCCCAGATCCGTCGTGGTATGGTTATCTGTAAGCCAGGTTCTATTACCCCGCACACTGAATTCCGTGGTGAAGTATACGTACTTAGCAAGGAAGAAGGTGGCCGTCACACGCCGTTCTTTAACAAATACCGTCCCCAGTTCTACTTCCGTACAACGGATGTAACCGGAGAGTGTACTTTGGCTGAAGGAACTGAAATGGTGATGCCTGGTGA